The stretch of DNA GTCGGGTCCAGGAGGTGATCGAGCTGGTCGGCCTCCAGGACGTGGCTCGCAAACGGGTCGGAGCGTTCTCGCTGGGCATGGGACAGCGCCTCGGTATCGCTGCGGCCCTGCTGGGCGACCCGCAGACGATCATGCTCGACGAGCCGGTCAACGGTCTCGACCCCGAGGGCGTGCGGTGGGTCCGGCACCTGCTGCGTGGACTTGCCGAGGAGGGCCGCACCGTCTTCGTCTCCTCACACCTGATGTCGGAGATGGCGCTGACGGCGGATCACCTCATCGTGGTGGGACGTGGCCGTCTCATCCGCGACATGTCGGTGAGCGACTTCATCGCCAGCGCGTCGTCCGAATCGGTCCGGGTCCGGTCTCCGCAGGCCACCGAGCTGCGGGAGATCCTCCTCGGCAAGGGCGCCAAGGTCACCGGCTCGGCACGCAACGTGCTCGATGTCGTGGGCCTGACCAGCGATGAGATCGGTACGACGGCAGCCGAGTCCGGGCTGACCCTCCATGAGCTGACGCCGGTCCAGGCGTCCCTCGAAGAAGCCTTCATGGAACTCACCGGCGAGGCCGTGGAGTACCGCACGCACACCGCCGAGGAGAGTGCAGCATGAGCACGGTGACCGATCCCCGCAAGCGGCCCACCGGCGACGCTGCCGTCAGGATCGCCCAGCCGGTCACCTTCGGGCGGACCGTGTCCTCGGAGTGGATCAAGTTCCGCACCTTGAGGTCGAGCTGGCTGGTCCTGCTGGCTGCGGTGGTCGGAGTCATCGTGATCGGCCAGCTCATCGGCTACAACACCGGCAAGAGCTTCTCGAACCTGGCACCTGAGGATGCCGCGCCGTCCGGCGTGATGCAGGGCTACTACCTCGGCCAGTTGCTCATCGGCGTTCTCGGCGTCCTGTTCGTGACCGGGGAGTACGCGACCGGCATGATCCGCTCGACCGCCACCGCCGTACCGCGGAGGCTGCCGGTGCTCGCCGCGAAGGCGCTCGTCTTCGGCCTGATCGCCGTGATCGCCATGGTGCCCACCTGCATCGTGACCTTCCTCGGTGCCATGGCGTTCCGGTCGCACTTCGGCCACGGGGCGTCCCTGGGCGACCCGGGGAACCTGCGGGTCGTGATCGGCACCGGGGTCTACCTGGCTCTCATCGGCCTGCTCGGCGGCGCGGTCGGCTGGATCGTGCGGAACACGGCAGGCGGGATCTCCACGCTGCTCGGTCTCATCCTCGTCCTTCCGGTGCTCTTCGAGGTCGTCCCGGGGACGTGGGCGAAGTCGGTGAGCAGGTTCTTCCCGAGCAACGCCGGAAGCTCGTTCGTCTCGTCGGTGCACGCCGCCGACACCCTGACGCCCTGGACGGGCCTGGTCGTCCTGGTCGCCTGGGTCATCGCGGCGGGTGTCGTCGCCGCCGTCGTGCTCGAGCGGAGAGACGTCTGAGGTCACCGCATGCCGGTGAGGGCACGTCCGATGATCTGGCGCTGGATCTCGTTGGTCCCACCGTAGATGCGCTGCACGCGGGCATCGAGGTAGGCCTTCGCGATCGGGTACTCGACCATGTAGCCGTAGCCCCCGTGGAGTTGGACGCACTTGTCGACGACGCGGGCCTGGACCTCCGTCGTGAAGAGCTTCACCTTGGCCGCATCGACGGCCGTGAACGTGCCGTCGTTGTAGGCGAGGATGCAGCGGTCCAGCAGCGATCGCGCGGCCTCGAGCTCCGTGGCCATGTCCGCCAGGACGAACTGGGTGTTCTGGAAGCCGGCCAGTGACTGGCCGAAGGCCTGCCGTTCCTTGACGTAGGTGATGGTCCAGTCGAGTGCAGCGGTGGCCGAGGCGACGGCGCCGGCGGCGATCGCGAGCCGCTCGAGCGGAAGGTGCTGCATGAGCTGGCGGAAGCCGCCGCCCGCGACGCCCAGCAGGTTCTCGTCCGGCACGAACACATCGGTGAACGACAGCTCCGAGGTGTCCTGCGCCCAGAGACCGACCTTCTTCAGATTGCGCCCCCGCTCGAACCCTGCCATGCCCGCCTCGACCACCAGCAGAGAGAACGCGTCGGTGCCGCCGGCAGGCTCGGTCTTGGCGACGACGCACACCAGGTCGGCCTGCTGGCCGCTGGAGATGAACGTCTTCGCCCCGTTGAGCCGCCAGCCTCCCGACACCTTCTCCGCGTGCGTGCGCACTCCCTTGAGGTCGCTGCCCGTGCCAGGCTCGGTCATCGCGACGGCCATGATCGTCTCGCCTGCGGCCATGCCGGGGAGCCAGCGCCGCTTCTGTTCGGGGTTGCCCATCGCCGTCACGTACGGACCCAGGATGTCGTCCTGCAGGCTGAAGCTGGAGGCCAGCGACGCGGCGCCGGCTCGGAAGAGCTCCTCGTAGACGACGTTGCGGTAGCGCCAGTCGTCGAGACCGGGGCCGCCGTACTCCTCGGGCGTCGTCAGGCCGATGATCCCCTGCTTGCCCGCAGCGAGCCACACCTCTCGCCCCGTTGCCTGCTGCTCGTCCCACTCCTCGAGGTGCGGCGCCACCTCCCGGGCGACGAACTCCCGCACGACCTCTCGGTACTGCTCGTGGTCCTCGGTGTACAGGCCGCGTTCCATGTTTGCTCCTTGCGTGCTCGTGACGACCGTCCTATCGTAACGACTAAATCATCTAACTGATAGTCCCTCTTCAAAGGATCGCCATGACCAGCGCTGTGATCGTCGACATCGTCCGCACCGCCTCGGGGAAGGGCAAGCCGGGTGGGGCCCTCTCAGGCGTCCATCCCGCCGAGCTGCTCGCCACCGTGCTGCGTGCTCTCGCCGAGCGCAACAACCTCGACCCGGCACTGGTCGACGACGTGATCGCCGGCTGCGTCGGCCAGGTGGGCGACCAGGGATTGAACATCGCTCGCACGGCGCTTCTGACCGCCGGCTTCCCCGAGAGCGTCCCCGGAACCACCATCGATCGGCAGTGCGGCTCGAGCCAGCAGGCCGCCCACTTCGCCGCGCAGGGCGTCATCGCCGGTGCCTACGACATCGCGATCGCGTGTGGCGTGGAGTCGATGAGCCGGGTGCCGATGGGGGCCGCCGTGGCCGCAGGAGGCGACCCGCACGGTCCGCTCGCCGCCCGGTTCCCGAGCCTGCCCAACCAGGGCATCGGCGCCGAGCTCATCGCGGCTCGCTGGAAGTTCGACCGCGACGCCCTCGACGAGTACTCCGCCCGGTCCCACCAGCGTGCGGCCGAGTACGCCGCTGCCGGCGGGTTCGACAAGGACATCGTGCCGGTGCGGCTCTCCGACGGCTCGCTCCACACCGTCGACGAGACCGTCCGGGCGTCGACCACGGCCGAGGGCCTCGCCGGCCTCAAGCCCTCCTTCTACACCGAGGAGATGGCGGCGAAGTACCCCGAGATCACCTGGTCGATCACTCCTGGCAACTCCTCGCCGCTGACCGACGGCGCCTCGGCGGCCCTGATCATGAGCGAGGAGAAGGCGGCCGCGCTCGGCCTGACGCCGCGTGCCCGCTTCCACTCCTTCGCCGTCGCAGGCTCCGACCCGGAGGTGATGCTGACCGGTCCGATCCCGGCGACGCACAAGGTGCTCGCGCGGAGCGGTCTCACGATCGAGGACATCGACGCCTACGAGGTCAACGAGGCGTTCGCACCGGTCCCGCTCGCCTGGGCCCACGAGTTCAACGCCGACCCGGCGAAGCTCAACCCGCGCGGCGGCGCGATCGCACTCGGTCACCCGCTCGGCGGCTCCGGCACCCGTCTGCTGAGCACCCTGCTCAACCACCTCGAGTCCACCGGCGGCCGCTTCGGTCTGCAGACCATGTGCGAGGGCGGCGGCATGGCCAACGCCACCGTCATCGAGCGCCTCTGACCACGTCCACCCCACGAAGAGAGACACCCATGGATATCGCTGGCAAGTCCGCCCTCGTCACCGGCGGCGCCTCCGGCCTCGGCCTCGCGACCGCTCGGCGGCTGCACGAGCTGGGCGCGTACGTCGTCATCATCGACCTTCCGTCCAGCGACGGGAAGAAGGTCGTCGACGACCTGGGGGAGCGCGCCGCGTTCGCGCCCGCCGACGTCACCGACGAGGAGCAGGTGCAGGCCGCCGTCGACCTGGCGGTGGCCAACGGTCCCCTCGCCGTCGCTGTCAACTGCGCCGGCATCGGGAACGCGGTGCGCGTCGTGGCCAAGGACGGCACTCCGTTCCCGCTCGCCGACTTCACCAAGGTCGTCAACGTCAATCTGATCGGCACGTTCAACGTCACCCGCCTCGCGGCGGCCGCGATGGTCGCCCACACGCCGGTCGACGGTGAGGAGCGCGGCGTCATCGTGAGCACCGCCTCGGTCGCGGCGTTCGAAGGTCAGATCGGCCAGACGGCGTACTCGGCCTCGAAGGGAGGCGTCGTCGGCATGACGTTGCCGATCGCCCGTGACCTGGCCCAGCACAAGATCCGCGTCAACACGATCGCGCCGGGGCTCTTCCTCACCCCGCTCTTCCAGACGCTGCCCGAGCCCGCGATCGCCTCGCTGGGCGCCCAGGTGCCGCACCCCTCCCGGCTCGGCAACCCCGAGGAGTACGCCAAGCTGGTGGCGCACATCGTCGACAACGTCATGCTCAACGGCGAGGTCATCCGTCTCGACGGCGCCATCCGGATGGCGCCCCGCTGATGACCGCCGCCCCCGACCGCCCGGCGGTCCGTGGCCTCGAGCCCGGCCGCCGGGCGGCGGTGCTCATCCACGAATGGCAGCGTGGCACGGTGGATCCGGCGCTGACCACCCTTCCCGGTCTGGCCGAGCACGCCGAGTCCCGACACGCCACGCTGCACATCAACGACCTCACGGCAGCGGCTCGCGCCGCCGGCATCCAGGTGTTCTGGTCGACGATCGAGCCGCGTTCGGACCGCGTCGGGACGGCGGGGAACTGCCTGCTCCTCGCGGGCCTGCACCGCGGCGCCCTGGCGGCGGGCAACGACCTCGCGGCTCTGCATCCCGGCCTGGAGACCAGCGCCGCTGACATCTGGATCCGCCGCGTCCACGGGCTGACGCCGTTCCACCTCACCGAGCTCGAGGCGTACCTGCGTCAGCTCGACGTGCAGACGCTGATCATCGGCGGCGTCTCGACCGACGTCGGGATTCCCGGTGCGGTGCTGGAGGCGGTCAATCGCGGCTTCGCTGTCGTCGTGGCCGAGGACTGTACCGCCGGAAGCTCCGCCGAGACACACGAGTTCCTCCTCGCCCACCAGCTGCGACTCCTCGCGACCGTCAGCGACACCGCGGCCGTGATCGAGGCGGTACGGGCCACCACCACCGCGACCATGGAGGCGACGGCATGAGGTTCACCGTGGAGTACCCGGTCGGCGGTCCTCAGCACGACCGTGCGCTCCTGGGCCGGTCGGGGGTCAGCGCCGTCGCCGGAGCCGCTGACAAGCTCGGCTTCGACGCCATCGCCTTCACCGAGCACCCGGCGCCCTCCCTGAAGTGGCTGCAGAACGGCGGCCACGACACGCTCGACCTGACCTCGGCCCTCGCCTTCTGCGCAGCCGTCACCGAGCGCATCCGGCTGATGACGCACCTCCTCGTGTTGCCCTACCACAACGCGTACGCCGCGGCGAAGGCGCTGACGACAGTCGATCTGCTGTCGGACGGCCGGCTCACGGTGGTGGCCGGCACCGGCTACCTGCGCTCGGAGTTCCTGGCGCTCGGGGTCGACTTCGAGACCAGGAACGAGCGCTTCGACGAGGCACTCCAGGTGATGAAGACCCTCTGGAGCGCCGGCACGGAGCCGACCACGTTCGAGGGTCGGTTCTTTCCCGGCATCGGCGTCGCACATGTTCCCGGGCCGGTGCAGCCGGGCGGCCCGCCGATCCTGATCGGCGGCAACTCGGCGCTGTCTCGGCGCCGCGCCGCGCTGAACCAGGGCTGGAGTCCGCTGCTCGTCCCGGAGATGGTGGCGCAGACCTCCCGGACCGCCGTGCTGACCCTGGAGAAGCTGCCCGCCAGGATCGGTGAGGTGCGCGCGATGGCCGCCGAGGCGAGGGGTGAGGAGGCCGCCATCACGATCCAGGTGCAGGGCCTGCACACCGACGTGCTCCGCGGCGGCGCGAGCGAGGAGGAGCACCGCGATCTGCTCGGTCGACTCGGCGAGATCGGAGTCGACTGCTTCGTCCTCCACCTGCCGTGCACGTCGGTGGGCGCGGCGGTCGACGGCCTCGAACGCTACGCGGCGGCGTACTTCTGATCGGTGGCAGGAGCGACGGGGCGGGGCTCAGCCGAACAGGTCGACGACAGGCGTGTTCTTGGCGTCGTGCAGGAAGACGTACTGGGCCGCGACCTCCATGTGCTTGCGCCAGTGCTTCTCCGCGGCCTCGGAGTCCTTCGCGTCGACATAGCGGATGAGTCGTTCGTAGGAGCGGACCGTCGTCTGATAGCGGTCGGAGACGTCCTCGTCCTCGCCCAGCCCCTTGGCCAGGGACTGCTGGAGGTGGACGTCGACGATGTCGGCCAGCACCGCGCCCTGCACCGCGAGGGTCTTGTTGCCGCAGCGCTGCATGATCAGCTCGTGGAAGCGGTAGGTCGAGCGCGACCACGTCGCGAGGTCGGTGATCGCCTCGAAGCCCGCCTTGAGCATCTCGCGCAGGTGGGCCACCACGGTGCGGAGATCCTGCAGGTCCTCCTCGGTCCTGCGGGAGGCGAGCATCGCGGCGCACACGGGCTCGGTGACCATACGCGCCTCGTAGACGTCCTGGATCGTCGTGCCCTGCAGCTGCAGGAGCAGGCCGACGTGACGCGCCGCGACGTGGGGGTCGGGCTCCAGCACCTGGGCACCACCGCGCGAGCCGCGCCGGACGCCGATGAGCGACTCGGCCTCGAGGATCCGGAAGGCTTCGCGCAACGTGGGACGCGAGACGCCGAACTGCTCCATGAGGTGTACCTCGGGGGGCAGGGTCTCCCCGGGGGTCAGCTCGCCCTTCACGATCTGGCGACGAAGGTGCGACGCGATCAGCTCGGCCGTCTTCGGTGCGCGCATGACGGTGCCCACCTGCTGCACGCCGCTCGGGACTCCCACCAGTTCGCTCATATCACTGATCCTATTCCGTCGAACGGCTCCTCGAGCCGCACGACGCCGGTTGCGCCGTGGTGGCGAGGCCCTTGTCGTTGTTGTACGACATTAACAGTAATATGATTCAACCGATCCGATGCAAGGGAGCATGCTCATGGAGATGGATCTCGGCCTCGCGGTCATCCGCGTCGCGCTCGGTCCGATGCTGGTGCTCCACGGGTGGAACAAGGTCTTCGGCGGCGGGGGCCTGCGCGGGACCGCCGCCTGGTTCGAGAGCCTCGGTCTCCGGCCGGGTCGGCTCCACGCCCGGCTGGCCGCCTCCACCGAGATCGGCGCCGGCACCCTGCTGACGCTCGGACTGCTGACCGGGCTCGACGCCCTCGCCTACGTGGGACTGATGGTGGTGGCGGCTCTGACCGACCACCGGGGCAAGGGCTACTTCGTCTTCAAGGGCGGGGCCGAGTACGTCGTCCTCGTCGCGCTGGTGGCGATCGGACTCGCGGCGACCGGCCCGGGCGCATGGTCCCTCGACCACGCGCTCGCACTCGATCTCGCCGGCACCGGGTGGGCCGTCGCGGCCGCGGTCGGCGGCGTGCTGGCTGCCGGCGCGCTCCTAGCGGCCTTCCGGCGTCCCCAGGAGGTGCCGGCCCCGTGAGCATCGACGTACCTGAGGAGCTCGCTCCGCTCGGGCCGGTGGACGCCACGCCGCCACGCCGGCCGGGATCGCTGCGGCGCACGACGACGATCGACATGACCTGGGCCGACGGCCTCGGCACGACGCTCACCCTGTCGGGTCGCGGACGTGATCTGCAGACCGACCTCGGGGGAGACGCCGAGGTGCTCGCCGAGCAGAGGGTGGAGGTGCTCGTCAGCCCGGAGCGGCGCGTCGAGTCCCTGGTGATCACCGACGTCGGCAGCGGCGCGGTGGAGGAGGTGCCGCAGCTCGTCGGCGTCAGTGCGATGGGCGGATTCCGCACGGCGCTGGGGGAGGTGGCGCCGGGCGTCGTCGAAGCCCACGCGCCGTCCTCGCTGCTCGTGGACGACACGCCTGGCGCCACCCTGATCAGCGGCTTCGCCTTCAGCAGGTGGAAGGAGCTGCCCCTGCTCCTCGAGGCCGCGCGGGCGAAGGGACAGGTGCGCCGGATGGAGGGCATCTGCACCGGTTTCATGCCGGGGTCGAGCGGGCTCGCCCCCGATGGCACCTCCCGGTGGAACCACCGGACGCGGGCGGTCAGGCAGCTCGCCGAGGACGCGGACCCGCTGGCCTGGCACGAGGTCCCCGAGATCACGGAGACGGCGATGCGACGGATGCGGCGGATCGACGTCTGGCTCGAGGGCGACGTCATCCGGATCGACGCCATGTTCCAGGACTCCTCGACCACCCCGGACGGCGGCCGCGAGGCCGTGCACGAGTACACCCTGGAGGCCGAGGCCAGTGTGAGGACCCTCGAGCTGACCCGCGTCGAGCCGGTCGCGCGCGTCCTCCCGTACGCCGAGTGCCCGCTCGCCGTCCGCCAGGTCGACCAACTGCTCGGTGTCCACCTCCGTGACCTGCGCGCCGTCGTTCTCGACCGGCTCAAGGGAACCGCCGGCTGCACCCATCTGAACGACGCCCTCCGCGCCCTCGCGGATGTGCCGCACCTTGTCGAGCTTCTCCAACAGAACTGAGTGATCCCATGAGCGACGCCCTCATCGTCAGCGCTGTGCGCACCCCGATCGCCACGTCCTTCAAGGGCACCCTGCGCGACACCCCGGCCGAGGAGCTGGCCACGCTCGTGGTCGGCGAGGCACTGGCCCGCTCCGGGGTGGACCCCGGGCTCGTCGACGACGTCATCCTGGCCGAGAGCCAGTACGGCGGCGGCGACCTCGCCCGCTATGCAGCGGTCGCCGCCGGGCTGACGGGTGTCCCGGGCCAAGCGGTGAACCGCCACTGCGCCGGGTCCTTGACGGCGGTCGGGAACGCCGCTGCCGGAATCATCGCCGGCATGGAGCGGGCGGTCATCGCGGGCGGAGCCCACTCCTTCTCGATGGCACCCCAGCAGAGCTGGCGGGTGCCCGGGCGCGAGGAGCCTCGGGTCGGCATGGCGCCGACCTTCCCCTACGACGATCGGGCGACGGACGACGTCACGATCTCGGTGGGCTGGAACACCTGCCTGGAGGTCGGACTCAGCCGGGACGACCTCGACCGCTGGGCGCTGCGATCGCATGAGCGGGCGATCGCAGCGATCGACGCCGGCGTCTTCGACGAGGAGATCGTTCCGGTCAAGATCACCCAGGCCGACGGCGCCGTCGAGGAGTTCGCCGTGGACGAGCACCCGCGGCGCGGCTCCACCCTGGAGAAGCTCGGCTCCCTCAAGCCGCTCCATCCGGAGATCGAGGGGTTCTCGATCACCGCGGGCAACGCGTCGGGCATGAACGACGCCGCGGCCGCGCTCATGCTGGTGTCCTCGGAGCTGGCGGACGACCAGGGCCTGACCCCGATCGCTAGGGTCAGGGCGTGGGGCGCGATCGGCGTCGCCCCGTATCGCACCGGCATGGCCGGGGTCGAGGCGATCCCGCTGGTGCTGCGCCGTGCCGGGCTCACGGTGTCCGACGTGGATCTGTGGGAGATCAACGAGGCCTTCGCCCCCGTGCCGATCGCGGCGTGCCGCATCCTCGGCATCGCCGAGGAGCGAGTGAACGTCTTCGGCTCCGGCTGCAGTCTCGGGCACCCGATCGCTGCGTCGGGCGCACGGATGCTCACCACGCTGGCGCACGAGCTGCGGCGTCGCGGTGGCGGCGTCGCGGTGGCCTCGATGTGCGCGGCCGGCGGTCAGGGCGGGGCGGTCGTCATCGAGGCTGTCTGATCGGGCTCAGCTCTCGAGGAGGGCCGCCGTCTCCGGCGACACCTTGGCGACCAGGAGCGCCGCCCAGCCGTCGACATAGCTCGACACCCGGGCCGGCCCGAGCCCGGTGCCGTTGCGGGCGTGATCGCCGAGGACGTGCAGCATGGAGGTGAAGAACTGATGGTTGCGGGCGCGCCGCGCCCGCTCCGGGAGCCCGCCGAGGAGGACGCCCACGAGCTGCTCGGTCTCCTCGGAGTACCTGCGATCGTCGATGTCGGGCGGCCAGTACTCCGAGCGGGCGAGCGGGTCCTCGGAGAGCCTCGCGAGGAAGGGCACGTACATCTCGCCGCGCCTGATGCTGGAGACCAGCGGACCGACGACGAGGCCGACGAGCTCGCGCGCGGTGGCGATGCCGTCGGGTCGCTCGGCTACCCCCCGCTCGAGCTGCTGGGCACCGCGATGCAGCTCGGCATCCAGGACGGCCTGTCGATGCGCGACGAGGGCTCGCACCAGCCCGGCCTTGGAGCCGAAGTGGTAGGTGATCACCGAGGAGTTCGACTGTCCGGCCGCGATCTGGATCTCGCGCAAGGTCACCGCGTCGATGCCGCGGATCGCGAACAGGCGCTCGGCCGCCTCGAGCAGCAGGACGCGCGTCGCCTCGCCGCTGGCGTGCCGACGTCGCGGCGACGTCGTGGCGTCCACGGGCTCGGGCTCGGGCACGGTGGTCCTCCAGACCAAAAGATAATGATTTGTTCTTAGAAAGTATGGACACGCTCGGGTCGCGGTGGCAACATGTGGAGCGTACTAGTTAATGCCCTGGCATTAACTTCACCTTCCGATCGTTGTGGAGCAGACCCATGGCCAAGATGTGGACCAACTCCGGAGACTCGCACTTCCTCGAGCCCGAAGACGTCTGGACCGCTCGCCTCCCGAAGGCGCTCGCGGACCTGACCCCCAAGTCCGAGAAGGATCCCGACGGTGAGTGGGAGACCGTCTCCGTCGACGGCCAGACGTTCCGGCGCAAGCTCCCGACCTCGGCCGTGGTGAAGTTCGTCGAGGAGAGCCACAAGCCGCAGGGCGTGCGCGATCCCGTCGCCCGCCTCAAGGACCTCGACAAGGAGGGCGTGTGGGGCGAGGTCATCTTCCCCAGCCTGGGCATGTGGGCCTCGACGTTCCGGACGCCCGAGCTGCTCAAGGCGTGCATGCGTGCGAGCAACGAGTACGCGCTCGAGGAGCTCGTGCCGGTCTCGGACCGCTACGTCGTCACCGGGCAGGTCTCCACGCTGCGCGTCGAGGATGCGGTCTCCGAGATCGAGTGGCTCGCCGAGAACAACTTCAAGACGGTCTTCCTGCCCACGACCCCGCACCCCAGCGCGCCGGACTGGCACCGTGACG from Nocardioides sp. BP30 encodes:
- a CDS encoding ABC transporter ATP-binding protein — encoded protein: MIEALELTKKYGEKTAVEGVTFTVRPGIVTGFLGPNGAGKSTTMRMIVGLDAPTSGSVTVNGKPYAEHASPLHEVGVLLEARAVHTGRSAENHLLAMAATAGISRRRVQEVIELVGLQDVARKRVGAFSLGMGQRLGIAAALLGDPQTIMLDEPVNGLDPEGVRWVRHLLRGLAEEGRTVFVSSHLMSEMALTADHLIVVGRGRLIRDMSVSDFIASASSESVRVRSPQATELREILLGKGAKVTGSARNVLDVVGLTSDEIGTTAAESGLTLHELTPVQASLEEAFMELTGEAVEYRTHTAEESAA
- a CDS encoding ABC transporter permease, encoding MSTVTDPRKRPTGDAAVRIAQPVTFGRTVSSEWIKFRTLRSSWLVLLAAVVGVIVIGQLIGYNTGKSFSNLAPEDAAPSGVMQGYYLGQLLIGVLGVLFVTGEYATGMIRSTATAVPRRLPVLAAKALVFGLIAVIAMVPTCIVTFLGAMAFRSHFGHGASLGDPGNLRVVIGTGVYLALIGLLGGAVGWIVRNTAGGISTLLGLILVLPVLFEVVPGTWAKSVSRFFPSNAGSSFVSSVHAADTLTPWTGLVVLVAWVIAAGVVAAVVLERRDV
- a CDS encoding acyl-CoA dehydrogenase family protein, whose product is MERGLYTEDHEQYREVVREFVAREVAPHLEEWDEQQATGREVWLAAGKQGIIGLTTPEEYGGPGLDDWRYRNVVYEELFRAGAASLASSFSLQDDILGPYVTAMGNPEQKRRWLPGMAAGETIMAVAMTEPGTGSDLKGVRTHAEKVSGGWRLNGAKTFISSGQQADLVCVVAKTEPAGGTDAFSLLVVEAGMAGFERGRNLKKVGLWAQDTSELSFTDVFVPDENLLGVAGGGFRQLMQHLPLERLAIAAGAVASATAALDWTITYVKERQAFGQSLAGFQNTQFVLADMATELEAARSLLDRCILAYNDGTFTAVDAAKVKLFTTEVQARVVDKCVQLHGGYGYMVEYPIAKAYLDARVQRIYGGTNEIQRQIIGRALTGMR
- a CDS encoding thiolase family protein; protein product: MTSAVIVDIVRTASGKGKPGGALSGVHPAELLATVLRALAERNNLDPALVDDVIAGCVGQVGDQGLNIARTALLTAGFPESVPGTTIDRQCGSSQQAAHFAAQGVIAGAYDIAIACGVESMSRVPMGAAVAAGGDPHGPLAARFPSLPNQGIGAELIAARWKFDRDALDEYSARSHQRAAEYAAAGGFDKDIVPVRLSDGSLHTVDETVRASTTAEGLAGLKPSFYTEEMAAKYPEITWSITPGNSSPLTDGASAALIMSEEKAAALGLTPRARFHSFAVAGSDPEVMLTGPIPATHKVLARSGLTIEDIDAYEVNEAFAPVPLAWAHEFNADPAKLNPRGGAIALGHPLGGSGTRLLSTLLNHLESTGGRFGLQTMCEGGGMANATVIERL
- a CDS encoding 3-hydroxyacyl-CoA dehydrogenase, producing the protein MDIAGKSALVTGGASGLGLATARRLHELGAYVVIIDLPSSDGKKVVDDLGERAAFAPADVTDEEQVQAAVDLAVANGPLAVAVNCAGIGNAVRVVAKDGTPFPLADFTKVVNVNLIGTFNVTRLAAAAMVAHTPVDGEERGVIVSTASVAAFEGQIGQTAYSASKGGVVGMTLPIARDLAQHKIRVNTIAPGLFLTPLFQTLPEPAIASLGAQVPHPSRLGNPEEYAKLVAHIVDNVMLNGEVIRLDGAIRMAPR
- a CDS encoding cysteine hydrolase, translating into MTAAPDRPAVRGLEPGRRAAVLIHEWQRGTVDPALTTLPGLAEHAESRHATLHINDLTAAARAAGIQVFWSTIEPRSDRVGTAGNCLLLAGLHRGALAAGNDLAALHPGLETSAADIWIRRVHGLTPFHLTELEAYLRQLDVQTLIIGGVSTDVGIPGAVLEAVNRGFAVVVAEDCTAGSSAETHEFLLAHQLRLLATVSDTAAVIEAVRATTTATMEATA
- a CDS encoding TIGR03619 family F420-dependent LLM class oxidoreductase; translation: MRFTVEYPVGGPQHDRALLGRSGVSAVAGAADKLGFDAIAFTEHPAPSLKWLQNGGHDTLDLTSALAFCAAVTERIRLMTHLLVLPYHNAYAAAKALTTVDLLSDGRLTVVAGTGYLRSEFLALGVDFETRNERFDEALQVMKTLWSAGTEPTTFEGRFFPGIGVAHVPGPVQPGGPPILIGGNSALSRRRAALNQGWSPLLVPEMVAQTSRTAVLTLEKLPARIGEVRAMAAEARGEEAAITIQVQGLHTDVLRGGASEEEHRDLLGRLGEIGVDCFVLHLPCTSVGAAVDGLERYAAAYF
- a CDS encoding FadR/GntR family transcriptional regulator — its product is MSELVGVPSGVQQVGTVMRAPKTAELIASHLRRQIVKGELTPGETLPPEVHLMEQFGVSRPTLREAFRILEAESLIGVRRGSRGGAQVLEPDPHVAARHVGLLLQLQGTTIQDVYEARMVTEPVCAAMLASRRTEEDLQDLRTVVAHLREMLKAGFEAITDLATWSRSTYRFHELIMQRCGNKTLAVQGAVLADIVDVHLQQSLAKGLGEDEDVSDRYQTTVRSYERLIRYVDAKDSEAAEKHWRKHMEVAAQYVFLHDAKNTPVVDLFG
- a CDS encoding DoxX family protein, yielding MEMDLGLAVIRVALGPMLVLHGWNKVFGGGGLRGTAAWFESLGLRPGRLHARLAASTEIGAGTLLTLGLLTGLDALAYVGLMVVAALTDHRGKGYFVFKGGAEYVVLVALVAIGLAATGPGAWSLDHALALDLAGTGWAVAAAVGGVLAAGALLAAFRRPQEVPAP
- a CDS encoding DUF2889 domain-containing protein, with protein sequence MSIDVPEELAPLGPVDATPPRRPGSLRRTTTIDMTWADGLGTTLTLSGRGRDLQTDLGGDAEVLAEQRVEVLVSPERRVESLVITDVGSGAVEEVPQLVGVSAMGGFRTALGEVAPGVVEAHAPSSLLVDDTPGATLISGFAFSRWKELPLLLEAARAKGQVRRMEGICTGFMPGSSGLAPDGTSRWNHRTRAVRQLAEDADPLAWHEVPEITETAMRRMRRIDVWLEGDVIRIDAMFQDSSTTPDGGREAVHEYTLEAEASVRTLELTRVEPVARVLPYAECPLAVRQVDQLLGVHLRDLRAVVLDRLKGTAGCTHLNDALRALADVPHLVELLQQN
- a CDS encoding thiolase family protein, whose amino-acid sequence is MSDALIVSAVRTPIATSFKGTLRDTPAEELATLVVGEALARSGVDPGLVDDVILAESQYGGGDLARYAAVAAGLTGVPGQAVNRHCAGSLTAVGNAAAGIIAGMERAVIAGGAHSFSMAPQQSWRVPGREEPRVGMAPTFPYDDRATDDVTISVGWNTCLEVGLSRDDLDRWALRSHERAIAAIDAGVFDEEIVPVKITQADGAVEEFAVDEHPRRGSTLEKLGSLKPLHPEIEGFSITAGNASGMNDAAAALMLVSSELADDQGLTPIARVRAWGAIGVAPYRTGMAGVEAIPLVLRRAGLTVSDVDLWEINEAFAPVPIAACRILGIAEERVNVFGSGCSLGHPIAASGARMLTTLAHELRRRGGGVAVASMCAAGGQGGAVVIEAV
- a CDS encoding TetR family transcriptional regulator, with product MPEPEPVDATTSPRRRHASGEATRVLLLEAAERLFAIRGIDAVTLREIQIAAGQSNSSVITYHFGSKAGLVRALVAHRQAVLDAELHRGAQQLERGVAERPDGIATARELVGLVVGPLVSSIRRGEMYVPFLARLSEDPLARSEYWPPDIDDRRYSEETEQLVGVLLGGLPERARRARNHQFFTSMLHVLGDHARNGTGLGPARVSSYVDGWAALLVAKVSPETAALLES